From the Zonotrichia leucophrys gambelii isolate GWCS_2022_RI chromosome 10, RI_Zleu_2.0, whole genome shotgun sequence genome, one window contains:
- the NPTN gene encoding neuroplastin — MDVPEPCHCLCCGCPPAALDVPKPCHCRCPGCPQPCHCRCHVSNCVFCPAAVLCASSVVFCRSVTAFLLPLPAAGFVKSPMSETKLTGDAFELYCDVVGNPTPEIQWWYAEVNRAEAFKQLWDGARKRRVTINTAYGANGVSVLRVTRLTLEDSGTYECRASNDPRRNDLRQNPSITWIRAQATISVLQKPRINASEDVVLHVAGVAVTLQCNLTSSPSPLAASYWVKNGEEIPGTRKASNTTEYRILKARAEESGEYLCVFVFSGSPVANATIEVRAVPDITGHKRSENKNEGQEALMYCKSVGFPHPEWVWRKKVNGVFEDINNSSGRFFISNKENYTELSITNLQINEDPGEYQCNATNQVGSVSVTTILRVRSHLAPLWPFLGILAEIVILVVIIVIYEKRKRPDEVPDDDEPAGPMKTNSTNNHKDKNLRQRNTN; from the exons ATGGATGTCCCCGAGCCATGTCACTGCCTATGCTGTGGGTGtcccccagctgccctggatgtccccaagcCATGTCACTGCCGatgccctgggtgtccccagccgTGTCACTGCCGATGCCATGTCTCTAACTGTGTTTTCTGCCCCGCTGCTGTGTTGTGTGCGAGCTCTGTTGTTTTCTGCCGCTCTGTCACTGCGTTtctgctgcccctccctgcagccgGGTTTGTCAAGTCGCCCATGTCAGAAACTAAGCTCACGGGGGACGCCTTTGAACTGTACTGTGATGTGGTTGGGAACCCCACTCCAGAGATCCAGTGGTGGTATGCGGAAGTCAACCGGGCAGAGGCTTTCAAACAGCTGTGGGATGGCGCTCGGAAGCGCCGTGTCACCATTAACACTGCCTACGGGGCCAATGGGGTGAGTGTGCTGAGAGTAACCCGCCTTACCTTGGAAGACTCTGGGACTTACGAGTGCAGGGCCAGCAACGATCCCAGGAGGAATGACTTGAGGCAAAATCCCTCCATTACGTGGATTCGAGCCCAGGCTACTATAAGCGTCCTGCAGA AGCCGCGGATCAACGCCAGCGAGGACGTGGTGCTGCACGTGGCCGGCGTGGCCGTCACGCTGCAGTGCAACCTgaccagcagccccagccccctggCCGCCAGCTACTGGGTGAAGAACGGAGAGGAGATCCCGGGCACCAGGAAAGCCTCCAACACCACCGAGTACAG gatccTGAAGGCCCGAGCAGAGGAGTCAGGGGAGTACCTGTGTGTGTTCGTGTTCTCCGGCTCTCCCGTGGCCAACGCCACCATCGAGGTCAGAG CCGTTCCTGACATCACTGGGCACAAGAGGAGTGAGAACAAAAACGAGGGCCAGGAGGCCCTGATGTACTGCAAGTCCGTGGGGTTCCCCCACCCCGAGTGGGTGTGGCGCAAGAAGGTCAATGGCGTGTTTGAG gACATCAACAACTCCTCGGGCAGGTTCTTCATTTCCAACAAAGAGAACTACACCGAGCTGAGCATCACAAACCTGCAGATCAACGAGGACCCCGGCGAGTACCAGTGCAAcgccaccaaccaggtgggcTCCGTGTCGGTCACCACCATCCTGCGCGTGCGCAGCCACCTGGCCCCGCTGTGGCCCTTTCTAGGCATCCTGGCAGAGATCGTCATCCTGGTGGTCATCA